In Gimesia sp., the following are encoded in one genomic region:
- a CDS encoding FHA domain-containing protein, whose amino-acid sequence MLTTSSTASQSGQQTSTSGLEVCLVPITHRIAPLKLTTGEYLIGSGTECAIRLEVPGIAPEHCRLTITDFDATIEAIDHRLWVNERPIRRLTLTQGMKLLIGPVKFEVESIEEVAPAAKSEMEPAPVNAPVATRTQIEIPEELRALAAFQKQLEERQQLLKQIEQEQVALQQEMQAQEAELEQLQERFTLQPPAPPEPAPRSAEQEDSIRSFDAAILELDQKLQQLELLKGDVAEEQQQIIIGQRQLEGQHQRLQRLQKNLQAERNNITAEQRALVAAWIDLEQTQAADRSEQETERAWLEADQSAQQHSTAAVIEIERALRNWEQDLAEQHNQLNTRAEDLEQRQQELESKQQALKEQQQNLDVAQQNAADQSALQQELETERKQLQQERESLETARQELAAQQSRVEAETESCTQQQQELQSQREAFDQKSAALEELQTKLSRQQNELTAQQSELEQRQAALESQVEELSAERSQLETQQAELATQTEQLKAEQSEFENEKLEWDNARTELEQEQRELEGARAELDDQRTELTQRSEELDQLQQKLTTQEQLLTDRETELSQTEAELESKQTTIEQEQTELETNRNSCEEQRAAIVRDREELEVEREKLQQAQSTLDHQQDEVERQKFELSERESELETRQQELEQLQTSLEAQQSSLETAQTELENTQAELAQSRVALDTERTELDEARTELERAKSDLPDQDELATREKTLAEREALISEQEQELAKLISEQKQRADQLVNEPVADVMNSTDAEKLAVERDELEQLRSDLEQRGAELTERETELEELTQSQEQLKSAQETLQAGETRLQEAQTELEEQQAQLSAREGQLAEREAELAQRETEQETLAQNQQQFKAAQEALQADESRLQQAQAELGEHEEQLHERERQLADREAELAAREQELTDNQQAYDEEQSTIAQLATEREQLMLDRDQLEIDRDEISRQRDDLETQQIQIEKDRGQLDDREHIVELREQQLNERESLMAEVGLPASGMDDHSAAEPEAAALAETDTAQPAPSETETPQATGSLLESFLSQPDETPEPEPVSEPESKQNEGVTLQTSRLLSMFSRETPVDPEVSPEDNATPTMEQTESAEMQSVYESTAAEPSPAPQAEEEENSIAAYMEKLLERSRSKSPGSQPNQKQSGSAKPAGATHHAEAGMKLVHQATAPQLSMEEKLATLNQAPTHAQDRDAVRDAMNSFRDVANYSARMAIARHSMKHQKTDLLFKGILTSVCVLTTLIIFAESIWGSNTLGIIKWAALAVSVTSSAQFLRGLLQVKQLFPDKSNLESSAEDEQVDPQTATEPAAATELVDFQDEPDTLEESNSFSADEEALSADEEELQSLEAQLVKNSRRKRRTPQADADHELQDQPDFETDAEP is encoded by the coding sequence ATGTTAACGACCTCATCCACAGCCTCTCAGTCAGGGCAGCAGACGAGCACCTCAGGGCTCGAAGTCTGCCTCGTGCCCATAACTCATCGCATCGCTCCACTCAAACTGACTACCGGTGAATATTTGATCGGTTCAGGGACGGAATGCGCGATCCGGCTGGAAGTACCGGGAATTGCTCCGGAACACTGTCGGCTGACAATCACCGACTTTGACGCGACGATCGAAGCCATCGATCACCGGCTGTGGGTTAACGAACGCCCCATTCGACGACTGACGTTGACGCAGGGCATGAAGCTTTTGATCGGCCCTGTGAAGTTCGAGGTCGAATCGATCGAAGAAGTGGCTCCCGCCGCGAAATCGGAAATGGAACCAGCGCCAGTCAATGCACCTGTTGCTACACGTACCCAGATTGAGATCCCGGAAGAACTGCGTGCCCTGGCTGCATTCCAGAAACAGCTCGAAGAACGTCAGCAACTCCTGAAACAGATCGAACAGGAGCAGGTTGCCCTGCAGCAGGAAATGCAGGCACAGGAAGCGGAACTGGAACAGTTGCAGGAACGCTTCACCCTGCAGCCCCCTGCTCCGCCCGAACCGGCGCCCCGCTCTGCAGAACAGGAGGACTCAATCCGTTCTTTTGATGCAGCGATCCTGGAACTGGATCAGAAACTGCAGCAGCTGGAACTTCTCAAAGGCGATGTGGCTGAAGAACAGCAGCAAATCATCATCGGACAGCGACAACTGGAAGGTCAGCACCAACGATTACAGCGTCTGCAAAAGAATCTGCAAGCCGAACGAAACAACATCACTGCGGAACAGCGTGCCCTGGTCGCAGCCTGGATTGACCTGGAACAGACGCAGGCCGCCGATCGTTCAGAACAGGAAACCGAACGTGCCTGGCTGGAAGCAGATCAGTCTGCCCAACAGCACTCGACAGCCGCCGTCATCGAGATTGAGCGTGCTCTCAGAAACTGGGAACAGGATCTGGCAGAACAGCACAACCAGTTGAATACCCGGGCAGAAGACCTGGAACAACGTCAGCAGGAACTGGAATCGAAACAACAGGCCCTAAAAGAGCAGCAGCAGAACCTCGATGTCGCCCAGCAGAACGCAGCCGACCAGAGTGCACTGCAACAGGAGCTGGAAACAGAGCGAAAACAACTGCAACAGGAGCGGGAATCCCTGGAAACCGCGCGGCAGGAATTAGCAGCGCAGCAGTCCCGAGTGGAAGCAGAAACAGAGTCCTGCACGCAGCAGCAACAGGAATTGCAGTCACAGCGTGAAGCCTTCGATCAGAAATCAGCGGCTCTGGAAGAATTGCAAACCAAACTCTCCCGGCAGCAGAACGAACTGACGGCCCAGCAGTCAGAACTCGAGCAGCGACAGGCGGCTCTGGAGTCTCAGGTTGAGGAACTGTCAGCAGAGCGGTCTCAACTCGAAACGCAGCAGGCAGAGCTGGCCACACAGACGGAACAGCTGAAAGCCGAGCAGAGTGAATTCGAAAACGAAAAACTCGAATGGGACAATGCCCGTACCGAACTGGAACAGGAACAACGCGAACTGGAAGGAGCCCGCGCTGAACTGGATGATCAGCGTACAGAACTCACACAGAGAAGTGAAGAACTCGACCAGTTGCAGCAGAAGCTGACGACACAGGAACAACTGCTGACCGACCGCGAAACAGAACTGAGTCAAACAGAGGCGGAACTGGAATCGAAACAAACTACGATCGAGCAGGAACAAACAGAGCTGGAGACGAATCGCAACTCCTGCGAGGAACAACGGGCCGCGATCGTTCGGGACCGTGAAGAGCTGGAAGTTGAGCGAGAGAAATTACAGCAGGCACAGTCTACGCTAGATCACCAACAGGATGAAGTCGAGCGTCAGAAATTCGAATTGTCTGAGCGTGAGTCTGAACTGGAAACACGGCAGCAGGAACTTGAACAACTACAGACCAGCCTGGAAGCGCAGCAGTCTTCCCTGGAAACCGCACAGACAGAATTAGAGAATACGCAAGCCGAACTCGCCCAGTCGCGGGTAGCGCTGGATACAGAACGTACCGAACTCGACGAAGCTCGAACTGAACTGGAACGTGCTAAATCCGACTTGCCGGATCAGGATGAATTAGCAACACGCGAAAAGACATTAGCGGAACGGGAAGCCCTGATTTCGGAGCAGGAACAGGAACTTGCGAAACTGATCAGCGAGCAGAAACAACGCGCTGATCAACTGGTGAATGAGCCTGTTGCTGACGTCATGAATTCGACAGATGCGGAGAAACTGGCGGTTGAGCGTGACGAACTGGAACAGCTGCGATCGGATCTGGAACAGCGTGGAGCCGAGCTCACAGAACGGGAAACCGAACTGGAAGAACTCACTCAGAGCCAGGAACAGTTGAAGTCTGCCCAGGAAACATTGCAGGCAGGTGAAACCCGGTTGCAGGAAGCTCAGACGGAACTTGAAGAACAACAGGCACAGTTGAGTGCGCGAGAGGGACAACTGGCAGAACGCGAAGCCGAACTCGCACAGCGGGAAACCGAGCAGGAAACGCTCGCTCAGAACCAGCAACAGTTCAAGGCTGCTCAGGAAGCATTGCAGGCGGATGAAAGCCGGTTGCAGCAGGCCCAGGCTGAACTCGGAGAACACGAGGAACAGCTGCATGAGCGGGAACGGCAACTGGCGGACCGGGAAGCAGAGCTCGCGGCACGCGAACAGGAACTGACTGACAATCAGCAAGCGTACGATGAAGAACAGTCGACGATCGCCCAACTGGCCACAGAGCGGGAACAGTTAATGCTGGATCGCGATCAGCTGGAGATTGATCGCGATGAGATCAGCCGTCAACGGGATGATTTGGAAACACAGCAGATACAGATCGAGAAAGATCGCGGGCAACTGGACGATCGGGAACATATCGTCGAACTGCGAGAGCAACAGTTGAATGAACGCGAAAGCCTGATGGCGGAAGTGGGGCTCCCTGCCAGCGGGATGGATGATCATAGCGCCGCAGAGCCAGAAGCAGCAGCGTTAGCGGAAACAGACACCGCTCAACCAGCTCCGTCTGAAACAGAAACACCTCAAGCGACCGGTTCTTTACTCGAATCATTCTTAAGCCAGCCAGATGAGACACCAGAGCCGGAGCCAGTTTCTGAACCTGAATCAAAACAGAATGAGGGTGTGACACTGCAGACAAGCCGGCTGCTGAGCATGTTCTCCCGCGAGACTCCTGTAGATCCAGAAGTTTCTCCCGAAGACAACGCCACACCGACCATGGAGCAAACTGAGTCAGCAGAAATGCAGTCTGTTTATGAGTCGACTGCAGCCGAACCCTCTCCTGCTCCGCAAGCAGAAGAGGAAGAAAATTCGATTGCAGCCTATATGGAAAAACTGCTGGAGCGATCACGTTCCAAATCTCCCGGTTCACAACCAAATCAGAAACAATCCGGATCAGCAAAGCCGGCTGGCGCGACGCATCATGCGGAAGCAGGTATGAAGCTGGTCCACCAAGCCACCGCTCCCCAGCTGTCGATGGAAGAAAAACTGGCGACGCTGAACCAGGCTCCCACACACGCTCAGGATCGCGATGCGGTTCGTGATGCGATGAACTCATTCCGTGATGTGGCCAACTATTCGGCCCGTATGGCGATCGCCCGGCATTCGATGAAGCATCAGAAAACAGATCTGCTGTTCAAAGGAATTCTGACCAGCGTCTGTGTGCTGACGACCCTGATTATTTTCGCAGAGTCGATCTGGGGATCCAATACTCTGGGGATCATCAAATGGGCAGCGCTGGCTGTCAGTGTCACCTCGTCAGCTCAGTTCCTGCGTGGTTTGCTGCAGGTAAAGCAACTGTTCCCCGATAAGTCGAATCTCGAGTCCAGCGCCGAGGACGAACAAGTCGATCCGCAAACAGCCACAGAACCTGCGGCGGCTACGGAGCTCGTGGATTTTCAGGATGAGCCAGATACTCTGGAAGAGAGTAATTCATTTTCTGCTGACGAAGAAGCATTGTCAGCAGATGAGGAAGAACTACAATCACTGGAAGCACAACTGGTGAAAAATTCCCGCCGTAAGCGTAGAACTCCCCAGGCCGATGCGGATCACGAATTGCAGGATCAGCCTGATTTTGAAACGGATGCAGAACCATAA